From Schizosaccharomyces pombe strain 972h- genome assembly, chromosome: II, the proteins below share one genomic window:
- the mrps16 gene encoding mitochondrial ribosomal protein subunit S16, translated as MVVKIRLARHGVRNRPFYHIVVANAWKAPQAKPIETIGTFDPIPKKIDSQDSIPRIKDIQLNVERFKYWISVGAQPSDTVRSLAEKFQLLPKKPVS; from the exons ATGGTAGTAAAAATTCGTTTGGCGCGTCATGGCGTCAGAAATAGACCTTTTTACCATATCGTAGTTGCGAATGCATG GAAAGCACCTCAAGCCAAACCTATCGAAACCATCGGCACTTTTGATCCCATCCCTAAGAAGATTGATTCTCAGGACTCCATTCCTCGTATAAAAGATATCCAGCTCAACGTTGAACGTTTTAAATATTGGATAAGTGTAGGAGCACAACCATCCGACACCGTCCGCTCTTTAGCTGAAAAG TTCCAGTTGCTTCCTAAAAAACCCGTTTCTTGA